The Argopecten irradians isolate NY chromosome 6, Ai_NY, whole genome shotgun sequence genome has a window encoding:
- the LOC138326567 gene encoding uncharacterized protein, with protein sequence MAVTQISVPLSNIKYLTFIFFVSVLIALFPKEKRNQYLFLEDFHSCYLGGEWIPVSTNLAVLPAPCFIIVIVSLMSFYNPLLYKTAVVVPADVSYASNSVIVPRRQMMYLESTNPPSNRKMSIVSDFNIPPDSVNSENIYEMKTAPHLPLFNTILTGMIIIRLCLMVASRHVPTGESIQTTILVCFVLRIYIQTIFLLITSFRSRKAIQSLNFKPQSSMEKHMSVRKGQSLPLVPRDDFAYMPDFLKQPSDMDINVHVVQSSDSVRSVKRVSFPLAAVTSSFDLDPRTANDLARRRVTISVI encoded by the exons ATGGCAGTCACACAGAtatctgtaccattatctaacataaaa tacttaactttcatattttttgtttcagtcTTAATTGCATTATTTCCGAAAGAAAAACGAAATCAATATCTGTTCCTGGAAGATTTCCATTCGTGTTACCTTGGTGGAGAGTGGATACCCGTCAGTACAAATCTGGCTGTATTGCCAGCTCCTTGTTTTATCATAGTTATCGTGTCTTTGATGTCGTTCTACAATCCACTGTTATATAAAACTGCCGTCGTCGTCCCAGCAGATGTGAGTTACGCCTCGAATTCTGTTATTGTACCACGAAGACAGATGATGTATCTGGAGTCGACCAACCCACCCAGTAACCGTAAGATGTCCATAGTCTCCGATTTTAACATTCCACCAGACAGTGTCAACAGCGAGAACATCTACGAAATGAAGACGGCACCACATCTGCCTCTCTTTAACACCATTTTAACTGGAATGATCATCATACGCCTTTGTCTCATGGTTGCTTCACGTCATGTTCCCACTGGTGAATCTATCCAGACAACAATATtggtatgttttgttttacgCATATACATTCAGACCATATTCCTTCTCATTACCAGTTTCCGTTCCAGGAAAGCCATTCAGTCCCTAAACTTCAAACCACAATCTAGCATGGAGAAACATATGTCGGTTAGAAAAGGCCAATCGCTCCCACTGGTTCCAAGAGATGATTTTGCATACATGCCAGACTTCCTGAAACAACCGTCCGACATGGACATCAACGTACATGTTGTCCAGTCGAGTGATTCAGTCAGAAGCGTGAAGCGCGTGTCATTTCCTCTGGCGGCAGTGACGTCATCTTTTGATCTGGATCCGAGAACGGCTAACGACTTAGCTAGAAGACGAGTCACAATCAGTGTTATTTGA